One region of Manis pentadactyla isolate mManPen7 chromosome 9, mManPen7.hap1, whole genome shotgun sequence genomic DNA includes:
- the LOC118932457 gene encoding integrator complex subunit 5 isoform X1, whose translation MRCLRFAAFASVSGSGMSALCDPPGAPGPPGPAPATHGPAPLSAQELSQEIKAFLTGVDPILGHQLSAREHARCGLLLLRSLPPARTAVLDHLRGVFDESVRAHLAALDESPVSGPPHLHPPPSSHIPAGGPGLEDVVQEVQQVLSEFIRANPKAWAPVISAWSIDLMGQLSSTYSGQHQRVPHATGSLNELLQLWMGCRATRTLMDIYVQCLSALIGSCPDACVDALLDTSVQHSPHFDWVVAHIGSSFPGTIISRVLSCGLKDFCVHGGAGGGVGSSGSSSQTSTDPFPGSPAIPGEKRVPKIASVVGILGHLASRHGDSIRRELLRMFHDSLAGGTGGRSGDPSLQATVPFLLQLAVMSPALLGTVSGELVDCLKPPAVLSQLQQHLQGFPREELDNMLNLAVHLVSQASGAGAYRLLQFLVDTAMPASVITTQGLAVPDTVREACDRLIQLLLLHLQKLVHHRGGAPGEGVLGPPPPPRHVPFLDALRNHVGELCGETLRLERKRFLWQHQLLGLLSVYTRPSCGPEALGHLLSRARSPEELSLATQLYAGLVVSLSGLLPLAFRSCLARVHAGTLQPPFTARFLRNLALLVGWEQQGGEGPATLGARFGESASAHLSDLAPLLLHPEEEVAEAAASLLAICPFPPEALSPSQVLGLVRAGVHRFFAALRLHGPAGVASASQLLTRLSQTSPAGLKAVLQLLVEGALHRGNTELFGGEVDGDNETLSVSAPLASASLLDTNRRHTAAVPGPGGIWSVFHAGVIGHGLKPPKFVQSRNQQEVIYNNQSLLNLLVHCCSAPGGTECGGCWGAPTLSPEAAKAVAVTLVESVCPDAAGAELSWPPEEHARATVERDLRIGRRFREQPLLFELLKLVAAAPPALCYCSVLLRGLLAALLGHWEASRHPDTAHSPWHLEASCTLVAVMAEGSLLPPALGNMHEVFSQLAPFEVRLLLLSVWGFLREHGPLPQKFIFQSERGRFIRDFSREGGGEGGPHLAVLHSVLHRNIDRLGLFSGRFQAPSPSALLRQGT comes from the exons ATGCGCTGCCTGCGCTTTGCTGCTTTCGCCTCGGTCTCGGGCTCTGGGATGTCCGCGTTGTGCGACCCTCCCGGGGCCCCAGGGCCTCCCGGGCCTGCCCCGGCCACCCACGGTCCCGCGCCGCTCAG TGCTCAGGAGCTGTCCCAAGAAATCAAGGCTTTTCTGACTGGTGTTGACCCTATTCTGGGCCACCAACTCTCGGCCCGGGAACATGCTCGCTGCGGTCTTCTCCTGCTCCGCTCTTTGCCACCTGCTCGGACGGCTGTGCTTGATCACTTACGAGGAGTCTTTGATGAGAGTGTCCGGGCCCACCTGGCTGCCCTGGATGAAAGCCCTGTGTCTGGCCCACCTCACCTCCATCCACCCCCATCCTCCCATATCCCTGCTGGAGGACCTGGTCTAGAGGATGTGGTACAGGAAGTGCAGCAGGTGCTGTCTGAGTTTATCCGGGCCAACCCAAAGGCTTGGGCACCTGTCATTAGTGCATGGTCCATTGACCTCATGGGCCAACTGAGCAGCACATACTCAGGCCAGCACCAGCGTGTGCCTCATGCCACCGGCTCTCTCAATGAATTGTTGCAGCTGTGGATGGGCTGTCGGGCAACACGCACATTAATGGACATCTATGTTCAATGCCTCTCGGCTCTCATTGGTAGTTGCCCAGATGCCTGCGTGGATGCCTTGCTGGATACATCTGTCCAACATTCCCCACACTTTGACTGGGTTGTGGCCCATATTGGctcctcctttcctggcaccaTCATCTCCCGAGTTCTCTCTTGTGGCCTTAAGGATTTCTGTGTTCATGGTGGGGCCGGAGGTGGAGTCGGTAGTAGTGGAAGCTCTTCTCAGACCTCTACAGACCCCTTCCCTGGATCTCCTGCTATCCCTGGAGAGAAACGGGTGCCTAAGATTGCATCAGTTGTAGGCATCCTAGGGCACCTGGCCTCCCGCCATGGAGACAGCATCCGACGGGAGCTCCTACGAATGTTCCATGATAGCCTGGCAGGGGGCACTGGGGGCCGGAGTGGGGACCCCTCCCTTCAGGCCACGGTTCCCTTCTTACTGCAGCTGGCAGTCATGTCACCAGCTTTGCTGGGTACAGTCTCTGGAGAGCTGGTAGATTGCCTTAAGCCCCCAGCTGTGCTAAGCCAGCTGCAGCAACACCTGCAGGGATTCCCTCGAGAGGAGCTGGACAACATGCTGAACCTGGCTGTGCACCTGGTGAGCCAGGCCTCTGGGGCAGGTGCCTACCGCCTGTTGCAGTTCCTGGTGGACACAGCCATGCCTGCCTCAGTCATTACTACCCAGGGCCTGGCTGTTCCAGACACCGTGCGTGAGGCCTGTGACCGGCTGATCCAGCTGCTACTGCTGCACCTGCAAAAACTGGTTCATCACCGGGGAGGGGCTCCTGGAGAAGGGGTGCTAGGCCCACCACCACCCCCTCGCCATGTGCCCTTTCTAGATGCTCTAAGAAACCATGTTGGGGAGCTGTGTGGAGAGACATTACGGTTGGAACGGAAACGCTTCCTCTGGCAGCACCAGCTCCTGGGCCTGCTCTCTGTCTATACCCGACCTAGCTGTGGACCTGAGGCCTTGGGTCATCTCCTGAGTCGGGCCCGAAGCCCTGAAGAATTGAGTCTGGCCACCCAGTTATATGCAGGGCTGGTGGTCAGTCTCTCTGGCCTCCTGCCTCTTGCATTCCGAAGCTGCCTGGCTCGGGTACACGCAGGGACTCTGCAGCCTCCCTTTACCGCCCGGTTCCTGCGCAACTTGGCACTGTTAGTTGGATGGGAACAGCAGGGTGGTGAGGGTCCTGCAACACTAGGGGCCCGGTTTGGGGAGTCAGCCTCAGCCCATCTGTCCGACCTGGCTCCTCTCCTGCTACATCCTGAAGAAGAAGTAGCTGAAGCTGCTGCCTCTCTCTTGGCCATTTGTCCCTTTCCTCCAGAAGCCCTGTCCCCCTCCCAAGTCCTGGGACTGGTGAGAGCTGGAGTGCATCGTTTCTTTGCCGCTCTGAGGCTGCATGGCCCAGCTGGTGTGGCTTCGGCCTCCCAGCTTCTGACCCGCCTCTCTCAGACTTCCCCAGCTGGGCTCAAGGCTGTCCTGCAGCTGCTTGTTGAGGGAGCCTTACATCGGGGCAACACGGAACTGTTTGGAGGGGAAGTGGATGGGGACAATGAGACTCTTTCAGTCTCAGCTCCTTTGGCTTCTGCCTCCCTGTTGGACACAAACCGACGTCACACTGCAGCTGTCCCTGGCCCTGGAGGGATTTGGTCTGTTTTCCACGCTGGAGTCATCGGCCATGGCCTTAAGCCGCCCAAGTTTGTCCAGTCACGCAATCAGCAGGAAGTGATCTATAACAACCAGAGCCTCCTCAACCTCCTGGTGCACTGCTGCAGTGCCCCTGGGGGCACTGAATGTGGGGGCTGCTGGGGGGCTCCCACCCTGAGCCCTGAGGCAGCCAAAGCAGTCGCAGTGACCTTGGTGGAGAGTGTGTGTCCAGATGCAGCTGGTGCAGAGCTATCCTGGCCCCCTGAGGAGCACGCGCGGGCCACCGTAGAGCGGGATCTTCGCATTGGTCGGCGCTTCCGAGAACAGCCCCTGCTCTTTGAGCTGTTAAAGTTGGTAGCAGCTGCTCCCCCAGCTCTGTGCTACTGCTCCGTGTTGCTGCGGGGGCTGCTGGCAGCCCTCTTGGGGCATTGGGAAGCCTCTCGCCACCCTGATACAGCCCACTCTCCCTGGCATCTGGAGGCATCCTGCACTCTGGTGGCTGTCATGGCTGAGGGAAGCCTCCTACCACCAGCTCTGGGTAATATGCACGAGGTATTTAGCCAACTGGCACCTTTTGAAGTGCG